A section of the Xiphias gladius isolate SHS-SW01 ecotype Sanya breed wild chromosome 8, ASM1685928v1, whole genome shotgun sequence genome encodes:
- the zmp:0000001167 gene encoding protein phosphatase 1 regulatory subunit 12A isoform X5: protein MAATDHSRSEAAKQRRHDQLQRWLGSETDRTGSEARETSSGSGMRRTKVRFAQGAVFMAACSAGDREEVAALLRQGADINHANIDGLTALHQACIDENAEMVQFLVESGSDVNRGDNEGWTPLHAAASCGFIQIAKYLIEHGAHVGTVNSEGELPLDVATEDAMERLLKAEIKKQGIDVDNARKEEERIMLQDAMAVLAGGGTLTPHPNTKATALHVAAAKGYIEVLKVLLQCGVDVDSRDTDSWTPLHAAAHWGQEEVCTLLADNMCDMGAINNVGQTPLDVADENLVDTLEELQKKQNALRSEKEKQTPVIETSPQISMVPVRARRTSISRMSSKEKICLHEREKHPPPALQSSPAEDEEEEGQTGQSQSHSQVKASSSSSSEEESESESDTESEKAKNREIINNLNNKRNTSLLPTSMSTSTAASQVKKEPSKPTATEAPGSWRTSLRKAGSSVALGSAGLSDSSQDPSRPPESGLGMTRSASSPRLSSEADPKEPKLARVPPIPTRRLFSIPDSSPDNSNSWLSRSSSYTRRLHSQTGNDLTSSTPYLLHSSSYGKRLDDPTVTSASTGTSSAGLSRLNSVLAQRLPQEQTEKKDQSAVTTVNSQSTTTGEQETKQRRKSYLTPVRDEEAEAQRKARSRHARQSRRSTQGVTLTDLQEAEKTMKTMKTDNKGREKKEEEEKEKEREAKPKKGEEGEVSWRSRIASLQKSDLLGLTQPAGTPRPQASDRKDVEASSGESEAERWARERRERRQARARRKAQRTGESDDNEPSGEEEFSGSGLDPRTDQYLSSRSDVSCNDFTQGGESETKDFKKLFEEVSRENSLLQSQLQDTQRIVSQTRLDLEKATQRQERFSDCSALLELERKDRRMLERRMAELEEELKVLVDLRADNQRLKDENGALIRVISKLSK, encoded by the exons ATGGCGGCCACTGACCATTCCCGGTCCGAAGCTGCCAAACAGCGTCGGCACGATCAGCTACAGCGATGGCTGGGCTCGGAGACGGATCGGACGGGATCGGAGGCCCGGGAAACTTCGAGCGGTTCCGGCATGCGGCGGACGAAAGTCCGGTTCGCCCAAGGAGCCGTGTTTATGGCCGCCTGCTCCGCCGGAGACCGGGAAGAGGTGGCAGCGCTGCTCCGGCAGGGAGCTGACATCAACCACGCCAACATAGACGGGCTGACAGCGCTTCATCAG GCCTGCATTGATGAAAATGCTGAGATGGTGCAGTTTCTGGTGGAGAGCGGGAGTGATGTCAACAGAGGGGACAACGAGGGCTGGACTCCTCTGCACGCTGCAGCGTCCTGTGGCTTCATCCAGATAGCTAA ataCCTGATAGAGCATGGTGCCCATGTCGGAACGGTGAACAGTGAAGGAGAGCTTCCTCTTGACGTGGCCACAGAAGACGCCATGGAGAGACTTCTCaaagctgaaattaaaaaacaag GAATAGACGTGGACAATGCCcgaaaggaggaagagaggatcATGCTTCAGGACGCCATGGCGGTGCTGGCAGGGGGTGGCACTCTCACACCTCACCCTAACACCAAGGCTACCGCTCTTCATGTCGCTGCTGCCAAAGGCTACATTGAAGTCCTGAA GGTGCTGTTACAGTGCGGGGTGGACGTGGACAGCAGGGACACTGACAGCTGGACACCTCTGCATGCGGCGGCTCACTGGGGGCAAGAAGAGGTGTGCACCCTTCTTGCTGATAACATGTGTGATATGGGTGCCATCAACAACGTG GGCCAAACACCTCTAGATGTTGCAGATGAGAACCTCGTGGACACTCTGGAGGAGCTACAGAAGAAACAGAACGCT TTACGCAgcgagaaagagaaacagactccTGTTATTGAGACCAGCCCGCAAATCTCCATGGTACCAGTTCGTGCACGCAG GACTTCTATCTCTCGTATGAGCAGTAAGGAGAAGATCTGCCTCCACGAGCGAGAGAAGCATCCACCTCCTGCCCTGCAGAGCAGTCCGGctgaggacgaggaggaggaaggccaGACGGGACAGAGCCAGTCTCATAGCCAGGTGAAagcctccagcagctccagctcgGAGGAGGAGAGTGAATCTGAGAGTGACACAGAGTcag agaaagcaaaaaaccGAGAGATCATAAACAACTTGAACAACAAACGCAACACCAGCCTGCTTCCTACCTCCATGTCAACGAGTACTGCTGCAAGCCAAGTGAAAAAG GAACCAAGCAAACCCACAGCCACTGAGGCCCCGGGTTCCTGGAGAACATCCCTGAGGAAGGCAGGCAGCTCGGTGGCTTTGGGCTCAGCTGGACTGTCTGACTCCAGCCAGGACCCCAGCAGACCTCCAGAGTCAGGCCTGGGCATGACCCGCTCTGCCTCCAGCCCCCGCCTCAGCTCCGAGGCTGACCCCAAG GAGCCGAAGCTTGCTCGGGTACCGCCCATTCCAACACGGAGGCTCTTCAGTATTCCAGACAGCAGCCCTGACAACTCCAACAG ttGGCTAAGTCGTAGCTCCTCTTACACCCGGCGCCTTCATAGTCAAACAGGGAATGATCTCACTAGTTCCACCCCCTATTTGCTTCACAG CTCATCTTATGGAAAGAGACTGGATGACCCCACCGTGACCTCAGCTAGCACAGGAACAAGCTCTGCTGGACTCAGCCGCCTTAATAGTGTCTTGGCACAGAg ACTTCCTcaggaacagacagaaaagaaggaTCAGTCTGCTGTCACCACCGTCAACTCTCAGAGCACAACCACAGGTGAACAGGAGACCAAGCAAAGGCGCAA ATCCTATTTGACGCCTGTGCGGGATGAAGAagcagaggcacagaggaaGGCTCGCTCCCGACACGCACGGCAGTCCCGCCGCTCCACTCAG gGGGTGACACTAACAGATCTGCAGGAGGCAGAGAAGACCATGAAAACCATGAAGACGGACaacaaagggagagaaaagaaggaggaggaagagaaggagaaagagagagaagcaaagccaaagaagggagaggaaggg GAAGTGAGCTGGAGGTCTCGTATTGCCAGCCTCCAGAAGTCAGACCTGCTGGGCCTCACACAGCCCGCTGGCACTCCTCGGCCTCAGGCTTCTGACAGGAAAG ATGTTGAGGCCAGCTCTGGGGAGAGTGAGGCTGAGCGATGGGCCAGGGAGCGCAGGGAGAGGAGACAAGCTCGGGCCAGACGGAAGGCACAGAGGACCGGGGAG AGTGATGACAATGAACCAAGTGGAGAGGAAGAGTTCTCAGGCAGTGGGCTGGATCCAcgg ACAGACCAATACTTGAGTTCCAG GTCGGATGTATCCTGTAACGACTTTACCCAGGGAGGAGAATCTGAGACCAAGGATTTCAAGAAG ttgttCGAGGAGGTCTCAAGAGAAAACAGCCTGCTCCAGTCTCAGCTGCAGGACACTCAGAGGATTGTCAGTCAGACTAGGTTGGACCTGGAAAAGGCCACACAG AGACAGGAGCGCTTCAGTGACTGCTCAGccctgctggagctggagagaaAG GACCGGAGGATGTTGGAGCGGCGAAtggcagagctggaggaggagctaAAG GTTCTGGTTGACCTGAGAGCAGACAACCAGCGTCTTAAAGATGAAAATGGAGCACTGATCCGTGTCATCAGCAAACTCTCCAAATAG
- the zmp:0000001167 gene encoding protein phosphatase 1 regulatory subunit 12A isoform X2, translating into MAATDHSRSEAAKQRRHDQLQRWLGSETDRTGSEARETSSGSGMRRTKVRFAQGAVFMAACSAGDREEVAALLRQGADINHANIDGLTALHQACIDENAEMVQFLVESGSDVNRGDNEGWTPLHAAASCGFIQIAKYLIEHGAHVGTVNSEGELPLDVATEDAMERLLKAEIKKQGIDVDNARKEEERIMLQDAMAVLAGGGTLTPHPNTKATALHVAAAKGYIEVLKVLLQCGVDVDSRDTDSWTPLHAAAHWGQEEVCTLLADNMCDMGAINNVGQTPLDVADENLVDTLEELQKKQNALRSEKEKQTPVIETSPQISMVPVRARRTSISRMSSKEKICLHEREKHPPPALQSSPAEDEEEEGQTGQSQSHSQVKASSSSSSEEESESESDTESEKAKNREIINNLNNKRNTSLLPTSMSTSTAASQVKKEPSKPTATEAPGSWRTSLRKAGSSVALGSAGLSDSSQDPSRPPESGLGMTRSASSPRLSSEADPKEPKLARVPPIPTRRLFSIPDSSPDNSNSWLSRSSSYTRRLHSQTGNDLTSSTPYLLHRCVCVSNGFGLVSSSSYGKRLDDPTVTSASTGTSSAGLSRLNSVLAQRLPQEQTEKKDQSAVTTVNSQSTTTGEQETKQRRKSYLTPVRDEEAEAQRKARSRHARQSRRSTQGVTLTDLQEAEKTMKTMKTDNKGREKKEEEEKEKEREAKPKKGEEGEVSWRSRIASLQKSDLLGLTQPAGTPRPQASDRKDVEASSGESEAERWARERRERRQARARRKAQRTGESDDNEPSGEEEFSGSGLDPRTDQYLSSRSDVSCNDFTQGGESETKDFKKLFEEVSRENSLLQSQLQDTQRIVSQTRLDLEKATQRQERFSDCSALLELERKDRRMLERRMAELEEELKVLVDLRADNQRLKDENGALIRVISKLSK; encoded by the exons ATGGCGGCCACTGACCATTCCCGGTCCGAAGCTGCCAAACAGCGTCGGCACGATCAGCTACAGCGATGGCTGGGCTCGGAGACGGATCGGACGGGATCGGAGGCCCGGGAAACTTCGAGCGGTTCCGGCATGCGGCGGACGAAAGTCCGGTTCGCCCAAGGAGCCGTGTTTATGGCCGCCTGCTCCGCCGGAGACCGGGAAGAGGTGGCAGCGCTGCTCCGGCAGGGAGCTGACATCAACCACGCCAACATAGACGGGCTGACAGCGCTTCATCAG GCCTGCATTGATGAAAATGCTGAGATGGTGCAGTTTCTGGTGGAGAGCGGGAGTGATGTCAACAGAGGGGACAACGAGGGCTGGACTCCTCTGCACGCTGCAGCGTCCTGTGGCTTCATCCAGATAGCTAA ataCCTGATAGAGCATGGTGCCCATGTCGGAACGGTGAACAGTGAAGGAGAGCTTCCTCTTGACGTGGCCACAGAAGACGCCATGGAGAGACTTCTCaaagctgaaattaaaaaacaag GAATAGACGTGGACAATGCCcgaaaggaggaagagaggatcATGCTTCAGGACGCCATGGCGGTGCTGGCAGGGGGTGGCACTCTCACACCTCACCCTAACACCAAGGCTACCGCTCTTCATGTCGCTGCTGCCAAAGGCTACATTGAAGTCCTGAA GGTGCTGTTACAGTGCGGGGTGGACGTGGACAGCAGGGACACTGACAGCTGGACACCTCTGCATGCGGCGGCTCACTGGGGGCAAGAAGAGGTGTGCACCCTTCTTGCTGATAACATGTGTGATATGGGTGCCATCAACAACGTG GGCCAAACACCTCTAGATGTTGCAGATGAGAACCTCGTGGACACTCTGGAGGAGCTACAGAAGAAACAGAACGCT TTACGCAgcgagaaagagaaacagactccTGTTATTGAGACCAGCCCGCAAATCTCCATGGTACCAGTTCGTGCACGCAG GACTTCTATCTCTCGTATGAGCAGTAAGGAGAAGATCTGCCTCCACGAGCGAGAGAAGCATCCACCTCCTGCCCTGCAGAGCAGTCCGGctgaggacgaggaggaggaaggccaGACGGGACAGAGCCAGTCTCATAGCCAGGTGAAagcctccagcagctccagctcgGAGGAGGAGAGTGAATCTGAGAGTGACACAGAGTcag agaaagcaaaaaaccGAGAGATCATAAACAACTTGAACAACAAACGCAACACCAGCCTGCTTCCTACCTCCATGTCAACGAGTACTGCTGCAAGCCAAGTGAAAAAG GAACCAAGCAAACCCACAGCCACTGAGGCCCCGGGTTCCTGGAGAACATCCCTGAGGAAGGCAGGCAGCTCGGTGGCTTTGGGCTCAGCTGGACTGTCTGACTCCAGCCAGGACCCCAGCAGACCTCCAGAGTCAGGCCTGGGCATGACCCGCTCTGCCTCCAGCCCCCGCCTCAGCTCCGAGGCTGACCCCAAG GAGCCGAAGCTTGCTCGGGTACCGCCCATTCCAACACGGAGGCTCTTCAGTATTCCAGACAGCAGCCCTGACAACTCCAACAG ttGGCTAAGTCGTAGCTCCTCTTACACCCGGCGCCTTCATAGTCAAACAGGGAATGATCTCACTAGTTCCACCCCCTATTTGCTTCACAG ATGCGTTTGTGTTTCCAATGGGTTTGGTCTCGTTTCTAGCTCATCTTATGGAAAGAGACTGGATGACCCCACCGTGACCTCAGCTAGCACAGGAACAAGCTCTGCTGGACTCAGCCGCCTTAATAGTGTCTTGGCACAGAg ACTTCCTcaggaacagacagaaaagaaggaTCAGTCTGCTGTCACCACCGTCAACTCTCAGAGCACAACCACAGGTGAACAGGAGACCAAGCAAAGGCGCAA ATCCTATTTGACGCCTGTGCGGGATGAAGAagcagaggcacagaggaaGGCTCGCTCCCGACACGCACGGCAGTCCCGCCGCTCCACTCAG gGGGTGACACTAACAGATCTGCAGGAGGCAGAGAAGACCATGAAAACCATGAAGACGGACaacaaagggagagaaaagaaggaggaggaagagaaggagaaagagagagaagcaaagccaaagaagggagaggaaggg GAAGTGAGCTGGAGGTCTCGTATTGCCAGCCTCCAGAAGTCAGACCTGCTGGGCCTCACACAGCCCGCTGGCACTCCTCGGCCTCAGGCTTCTGACAGGAAAG ATGTTGAGGCCAGCTCTGGGGAGAGTGAGGCTGAGCGATGGGCCAGGGAGCGCAGGGAGAGGAGACAAGCTCGGGCCAGACGGAAGGCACAGAGGACCGGGGAG AGTGATGACAATGAACCAAGTGGAGAGGAAGAGTTCTCAGGCAGTGGGCTGGATCCAcgg ACAGACCAATACTTGAGTTCCAG GTCGGATGTATCCTGTAACGACTTTACCCAGGGAGGAGAATCTGAGACCAAGGATTTCAAGAAG ttgttCGAGGAGGTCTCAAGAGAAAACAGCCTGCTCCAGTCTCAGCTGCAGGACACTCAGAGGATTGTCAGTCAGACTAGGTTGGACCTGGAAAAGGCCACACAG AGACAGGAGCGCTTCAGTGACTGCTCAGccctgctggagctggagagaaAG GACCGGAGGATGTTGGAGCGGCGAAtggcagagctggaggaggagctaAAG GTTCTGGTTGACCTGAGAGCAGACAACCAGCGTCTTAAAGATGAAAATGGAGCACTGATCCGTGTCATCAGCAAACTCTCCAAATAG
- the zmp:0000001167 gene encoding protein phosphatase 1 regulatory subunit 12A isoform X1, whose amino-acid sequence MAATDHSRSEAAKQRRHDQLQRWLGSETDRTGSEARETSSGSGMRRTKVRFAQGAVFMAACSAGDREEVAALLRQGADINHANIDGLTALHQACIDENAEMVQFLVESGSDVNRGDNEGWTPLHAAASCGFIQIAKYLIEHGAHVGTVNSEGELPLDVATEDAMERLLKAEIKKQGIDVDNARKEEERIMLQDAMAVLAGGGTLTPHPNTKATALHVAAAKGYIEVLKVLLQCGVDVDSRDTDSWTPLHAAAHWGQEEVCTLLADNMCDMGAINNVGQTPLDVADENLVDTLEELQKKQNALRSEKEKQTPVIETSPQISMVPVRARRTSISRMSSKEKICLHEREKHPPPALQSSPAEDEEEEGQTGQSQSHSQVKASSSSSSEEESESESDTESEKAKNREIINNLNNKRNTSLLPTSMSTSTAASQVKKQEPSKPTATEAPGSWRTSLRKAGSSVALGSAGLSDSSQDPSRPPESGLGMTRSASSPRLSSEADPKEPKLARVPPIPTRRLFSIPDSSPDNSNSWLSRSSSYTRRLHSQTGNDLTSSTPYLLHRCVCVSNGFGLVSSSSYGKRLDDPTVTSASTGTSSAGLSRLNSVLAQRLPQEQTEKKDQSAVTTVNSQSTTTGEQETKQRRKSYLTPVRDEEAEAQRKARSRHARQSRRSTQGVTLTDLQEAEKTMKTMKTDNKGREKKEEEEKEKEREAKPKKGEEGEVSWRSRIASLQKSDLLGLTQPAGTPRPQASDRKDVEASSGESEAERWARERRERRQARARRKAQRTGESDDNEPSGEEEFSGSGLDPRTDQYLSSRSDVSCNDFTQGGESETKDFKKLFEEVSRENSLLQSQLQDTQRIVSQTRLDLEKATQRQERFSDCSALLELERKDRRMLERRMAELEEELKVLVDLRADNQRLKDENGALIRVISKLSK is encoded by the exons ATGGCGGCCACTGACCATTCCCGGTCCGAAGCTGCCAAACAGCGTCGGCACGATCAGCTACAGCGATGGCTGGGCTCGGAGACGGATCGGACGGGATCGGAGGCCCGGGAAACTTCGAGCGGTTCCGGCATGCGGCGGACGAAAGTCCGGTTCGCCCAAGGAGCCGTGTTTATGGCCGCCTGCTCCGCCGGAGACCGGGAAGAGGTGGCAGCGCTGCTCCGGCAGGGAGCTGACATCAACCACGCCAACATAGACGGGCTGACAGCGCTTCATCAG GCCTGCATTGATGAAAATGCTGAGATGGTGCAGTTTCTGGTGGAGAGCGGGAGTGATGTCAACAGAGGGGACAACGAGGGCTGGACTCCTCTGCACGCTGCAGCGTCCTGTGGCTTCATCCAGATAGCTAA ataCCTGATAGAGCATGGTGCCCATGTCGGAACGGTGAACAGTGAAGGAGAGCTTCCTCTTGACGTGGCCACAGAAGACGCCATGGAGAGACTTCTCaaagctgaaattaaaaaacaag GAATAGACGTGGACAATGCCcgaaaggaggaagagaggatcATGCTTCAGGACGCCATGGCGGTGCTGGCAGGGGGTGGCACTCTCACACCTCACCCTAACACCAAGGCTACCGCTCTTCATGTCGCTGCTGCCAAAGGCTACATTGAAGTCCTGAA GGTGCTGTTACAGTGCGGGGTGGACGTGGACAGCAGGGACACTGACAGCTGGACACCTCTGCATGCGGCGGCTCACTGGGGGCAAGAAGAGGTGTGCACCCTTCTTGCTGATAACATGTGTGATATGGGTGCCATCAACAACGTG GGCCAAACACCTCTAGATGTTGCAGATGAGAACCTCGTGGACACTCTGGAGGAGCTACAGAAGAAACAGAACGCT TTACGCAgcgagaaagagaaacagactccTGTTATTGAGACCAGCCCGCAAATCTCCATGGTACCAGTTCGTGCACGCAG GACTTCTATCTCTCGTATGAGCAGTAAGGAGAAGATCTGCCTCCACGAGCGAGAGAAGCATCCACCTCCTGCCCTGCAGAGCAGTCCGGctgaggacgaggaggaggaaggccaGACGGGACAGAGCCAGTCTCATAGCCAGGTGAAagcctccagcagctccagctcgGAGGAGGAGAGTGAATCTGAGAGTGACACAGAGTcag agaaagcaaaaaaccGAGAGATCATAAACAACTTGAACAACAAACGCAACACCAGCCTGCTTCCTACCTCCATGTCAACGAGTACTGCTGCAAGCCAAGTGAAAAAG CAGGAACCAAGCAAACCCACAGCCACTGAGGCCCCGGGTTCCTGGAGAACATCCCTGAGGAAGGCAGGCAGCTCGGTGGCTTTGGGCTCAGCTGGACTGTCTGACTCCAGCCAGGACCCCAGCAGACCTCCAGAGTCAGGCCTGGGCATGACCCGCTCTGCCTCCAGCCCCCGCCTCAGCTCCGAGGCTGACCCCAAG GAGCCGAAGCTTGCTCGGGTACCGCCCATTCCAACACGGAGGCTCTTCAGTATTCCAGACAGCAGCCCTGACAACTCCAACAG ttGGCTAAGTCGTAGCTCCTCTTACACCCGGCGCCTTCATAGTCAAACAGGGAATGATCTCACTAGTTCCACCCCCTATTTGCTTCACAG ATGCGTTTGTGTTTCCAATGGGTTTGGTCTCGTTTCTAGCTCATCTTATGGAAAGAGACTGGATGACCCCACCGTGACCTCAGCTAGCACAGGAACAAGCTCTGCTGGACTCAGCCGCCTTAATAGTGTCTTGGCACAGAg ACTTCCTcaggaacagacagaaaagaaggaTCAGTCTGCTGTCACCACCGTCAACTCTCAGAGCACAACCACAGGTGAACAGGAGACCAAGCAAAGGCGCAA ATCCTATTTGACGCCTGTGCGGGATGAAGAagcagaggcacagaggaaGGCTCGCTCCCGACACGCACGGCAGTCCCGCCGCTCCACTCAG gGGGTGACACTAACAGATCTGCAGGAGGCAGAGAAGACCATGAAAACCATGAAGACGGACaacaaagggagagaaaagaaggaggaggaagagaaggagaaagagagagaagcaaagccaaagaagggagaggaaggg GAAGTGAGCTGGAGGTCTCGTATTGCCAGCCTCCAGAAGTCAGACCTGCTGGGCCTCACACAGCCCGCTGGCACTCCTCGGCCTCAGGCTTCTGACAGGAAAG ATGTTGAGGCCAGCTCTGGGGAGAGTGAGGCTGAGCGATGGGCCAGGGAGCGCAGGGAGAGGAGACAAGCTCGGGCCAGACGGAAGGCACAGAGGACCGGGGAG AGTGATGACAATGAACCAAGTGGAGAGGAAGAGTTCTCAGGCAGTGGGCTGGATCCAcgg ACAGACCAATACTTGAGTTCCAG GTCGGATGTATCCTGTAACGACTTTACCCAGGGAGGAGAATCTGAGACCAAGGATTTCAAGAAG ttgttCGAGGAGGTCTCAAGAGAAAACAGCCTGCTCCAGTCTCAGCTGCAGGACACTCAGAGGATTGTCAGTCAGACTAGGTTGGACCTGGAAAAGGCCACACAG AGACAGGAGCGCTTCAGTGACTGCTCAGccctgctggagctggagagaaAG GACCGGAGGATGTTGGAGCGGCGAAtggcagagctggaggaggagctaAAG GTTCTGGTTGACCTGAGAGCAGACAACCAGCGTCTTAAAGATGAAAATGGAGCACTGATCCGTGTCATCAGCAAACTCTCCAAATAG